ATTGCTTTTTTTCATGTAAGAAGACCTTTCTATTCCCTGAAGTAATTGCCCTCACCAATAATTAACATAACACAATGAAATTTGTTTAGGCAAAACGAATTTGTTTGTATCGACATGGCATCAGATAGGACGATGAATATTGCAAGTAAAAAAACCGTACAAGAAGCGATAAAGAACAGGTTGAGTTATTACCCTTCTATCTTAAATCAAGCTATTAAGGCTTTTTTTGCAGTGAAGCGACATAAAAATGTTTTTAGGCAATATAAAAAAATCTTGTACTTTATTATAAGTTCGTAATGCTTAATTTTGTTTTTGATGTGTTGTTTGTAGGAGTCGTTCTTATTACGTTTAAGTTTAAGGAAAAACAAAATGAAAATTTTTCAAACAGTTATTGTAGTTATTTCAATCTTGATAACCATAAATCAATCCATAGCAGATAGTGAACAATCCGAAGTATCATTGGATTCCATCACTGTAACTGCAAATAAGCAGGAAGAAAATATTCAGGATGTTCCAACGAGCATCACAGCCTTTGATGAACTTATACTTGATGACAAGAATATTGATTCTGTTGGCGAGTTGACCGATTACGTTCCAAATTTAATACTCACTTATTCAGGCATTTCAGGTTTCGCAAGGCCTGCTATGAGGGGGATTTTGGCTCAATCAGGATCAGGTGTTTCAACTGCCATGTTCATTGACGGAATCCCGGTTTTATCAGGTTATGGATATGACGACACCCTGCAGAATATTGAGCGAATAGAGGTTTTACGCGGTCCTCAAGGAACATTGTACGGAAAAAGTGCAGAAGCAGGTGTTATCAATATTATTACCCTTCAACCAGATAATACTTTTCGTGGAAAGGTTTCGGTTGATGGTGGAGAGGATTATAAAAAAGATGTTTCTTTAAACGTAAGCGGGCCGATTATTCAGGATAAACTCTTCTTTGGACTGTCTGCCCAATATTATGAAAAAGACGGTTTTATCAAAAATGGGTACACAGGTGATGAGGCTGACAATCTATCACATTGGTACGGAAAAGGCCAGCTTAGATGGACGCCGATCAGGGCTAACGCATGTAAAAATTCTAAGTGGCCTATGATCCTGGCGTTATCTACCAGTCATGCAAACATCACGTCCTCCAAATACTGTGTATCCATTGCCGCATTCAATCTTTTTGACTTGATGCTCCCTTTAAAACTTTTATTTTCTTTAAGCAGATTTAAGGCAATATGCCGAATTGCCGCAAAGTTCTCCGGCCCGAATCCTTTCCGTATCCTGCTCTCATCTTCCCGGAAAGCGATATCCAATACCCAGTGAAGTGAATTCTCAATTCCCCAATGACTTCTGACAGAAGTTCCAAATACCTGCGCAGTACAATCAAGACTGGATATATAATAACGCCTGTCACAACTTACTTCCCCGTTAACATTCCGGGTGCTTTCAACCATCCCCAAAGATTTTAAACCAGGCCAATTTTCTTTGTCATCAAGCCAATCAATATCACGGGTTATGACATTCCTACGGGTCTCAATGCGTCCATGCCCACCATCTACTGTTTCATATTCATCGAAACAGTATCCCTCTTCTTTCATATTGTTCATGTGGTCAAAAAAACGGACTGTATTTTCATAAAGGGTCTTGTGGTTTTCTTTTAATGCCAGAATGTAGTCACAATTACTGTCAATTATGGTTTCCGCAATTTTTTTCTGTGTCCCCATGGCATCAATGGTGACTATGCAACCGGATAGATCAAGCAACTTTAAAAGATAGGGAATGGCGGTTATTTCATTGGATTTTTCTTCCGTTTTTAGTTGCCCGAGAACTACCTGATTTGCAGTTGCCCAGGCACTAATCATATGGATGGCTTTTTTATCCTCAGATCTGTTATGAGAGCGTCTCAGGGTTTTTCCGTCTATCGCCACAACCTGGCCTTTGGTTTGTTTGGCTACAGAGGCAATCCAGTTTTTGAAACTATTTTGAAATTCTTGTGGGTTCATCCTTTCAAAAATTCGGTCAAAGGTATCATGTGATGGGATCCCATATGGCAATTCCAGGAATTTTGAAAGCCATCTCTTTCGCTTTTTTCCAAAATTTTCAATTTGTTCGTAGGTATCGGCCCCTGCGACAACGCCACATATTGCAATAATAATCACATCAATTAATTTATGGAGCTTGTTGTGGTGCCTATGATCTTCAATCGTCTCAAAGTATTTATTTATGTTGTTTTTACCCATTGGCAACTCCTTGTTTTTGTTGCCAATGGGTACTACAAATTAAACGAAAAATCTAGCGAAAAATATTCCTTTTAAAATCAAATAGTTACGTCATGTATGTTATGAAATGCTAACTTTTTTCCTAAAACCCACAGAATGCCTGCCATTTTTTTACATGCGATAGCCCTGGGACGCCGATAGACGACCTTGATATTAGCTTAATCTTTTCTCAACTTGAATATGACAATGATGGCAACACCATGGGATTGAGTGAAGATGGAGCTGCGGCTTTGGGCGTGACTGCTTCCGGTGACCGGGAAGTATATTCTGATTTTGACACCAAAGAGAAATCAAAAACCAACGCTCAAGCCTTAAAAGTGAGTTACGATTTTGGTGATACATTAAATGTAACCTCAATCACCACTCACCGCTTTTTTGATAGTGATTTTGCAGTGGATCATGACTTTAATCCTGTTGAACTAAACCATACTACGAGTGAAGGCGAAGAAGATAAAATTTCTCAGGAGCTGAGGTTAGCATCGAAGACGGAGAAGATGAGCTGGGTGGCCGGTATCTATTATGATAAAGACGATGATACAATGGACTTTTCATATTCTTCTATAACAATAAAGAGGAATCTTGGGGGCGAGGCTTACGCACTTTTTGGCCAACTTCGTTACGCGTTAACGCCTAAAATTGGCATGACTGGTGGTCTTCGTTATGAAACACAGGATAAAGATATGCAAGATTATCTTACAGGCAACGATTTTGATGATACCTGGGATGACATTGCACCTAAATTCAGTGTGGATTATGCCATAACAGAACAGGTAATGGGGTACGCTACGGTTGCGAAAGGTTTCAGATCAGGTGGTTTTAATTATATGAGTACAGATTCGAAATATGACAGCTATGACAGCGAAGAGCTGTGGTCCTATGAAATAGGAGCTAAAAGTCAACTTTTTGAAAACAGATTGATCGTAAACGGTGCACTCTTTTACATGAATATAGATGACATGCAAGTGACAGAATCAATCGGCCCAACGAGTTACATAACCAATGTTGGTACTGCTGTCTCATATGGCGTTGAACTGGAAGTACAGGCAAAAATTACACCTCAATTCACCCTGACGGGAAGCATTGGCTATACTAATGTAAAATTTGATGAATATAAGGACGACTCAGGAGACTATAGTGATAACAAGGCGCCGAATGTCCCCGAATATACATTTGCCATAGGTGGCCAATATCGACCAGGGAACGGCTTTTATGCCGGGGTTGATTTGGTTGGTGTTGGAAAAACGTATTTAGAAAGGACAAATACATATAAAAGAGATGCGTATCAACTGATTAATGCCAAAATAGGGTATGAAGCTGAAAATTGGGATATTTATCTCTATGGTAAAAACATCCTTGATAAAGATTACTCAAAAGAAGACGCGACTTATGTATATTACAGTGACCCTCGTGAATTAGGGGTAAAGCTTACTTACCGATTTTAAGATACAATTGTATTGCCGGAAAAATCGGTTTGATGAAGCCGCTGTGGGCAGCGAAGCTGCTTTATCCTATATCGGGAATCATTGTAGTATCTGGTATAAATGTAAATTTTACCTTTAAGGAGACGTAAAATGAGTAAAAGGCTGGTTAGTTCAATATTTCTGATTGCATGCATCTTTTCCAGCGTAGTATTTGCCGCCCAAGATAAGGAACAGGAGAAGATTATCGACCTCACGCCATGGAAAGGAACTAACGAATCCATGGCCAAACTTTACAACAGTGAAGCCGGAGAAGGGTATTTTAAAAAGTGGCGGAACACACACCCAAGGGGTATACAAAAAAAGATGAAGCCAAAATTCTAGCGAAGAAGAACAAAGACGCAAAAAGTCGGGGAGAAAATCTGCCGCCGTTGAAAGAGGCAATAAACGAGTGATTCCCTTCATGGTGCCCCCTATATTTGAGGGCTGATAGCCAGGCCTATATACTAGGCTATCGCCCTTCGTTAGGTGGGAGGGGGTATGGTGCCGTCTCTATGTAACCGGCGAAGATACAGAATCGGGTTGTGAATGGATATACATTGTAATTGATTGTTCTCTGGTGTATCATTTTAAAAAAACATACACATGGAGGAGCGATGAGAACCAATATAGTCATTCGGGATGATTTGATGCAAGAAGCGTTGCAACTCTCTGATGTGAAAACCAAAAAAGCGGTTGTCGAAGAGGGGCTTAAACTGTTCGTCAAATTAAAAAAACAGCAGAAAATTGCATCATTGAGAGGAAAATTGCATTGGGAAGGCGATTTGAACGCCATGAGGCTTGATAAGTGATCCTGGTTGATTCTTCGGTGTGGATTGCCTATTTTAACGGGCAGATAAATTGGCAGACCAATACACTGGATACTTTGCTGCACGAAGCGCCCGTATTGTTGGGTGATCTGATCCTCGTTGAAATTTTGCAAGGATTTAAAACAAACAAAGAATTTGATGCGGCAAGAGATTTATTGGCTGTTTTGGATTGCGTTTCGCTCAATAGCTGTTCTCTGGCAGTTGCCTCAGCTACAAATTACAGAACAATGCGCAGACAGGGAATTACCGTGAGAAAAACCATAGATGTTATAATCGGAACTTATTGTATAGAAAACGATTTGTCGTTACTTCATGATGATCGTGATTTTAATCCCATGGAAACCATTCTGGGATTACAGGCCGTTACACCCGAAATGGGGTAACAATCCAGGCCGTTATTGGAATCTAATCGAAAACAGTGGAAATGTTTAAAAGAAATTAGGACCAGCGGTTTATTGGCTCGCCTGCAACTGCTCCCATTCAAAGGTTACGATATTGCGTTCATCGCGGTCGAATTCCACACCG
This window of the uncultured Desulfobacter sp. genome carries:
- a CDS encoding TonB-dependent receptor; this translates as MFSQLEYDNDGNTMGLSEDGAAALGVTASGDREVYSDFDTKEKSKTNAQALKVSYDFGDTLNVTSITTHRFFDSDFAVDHDFNPVELNHTTSEGEEDKISQELRLASKTEKMSWVAGIYYDKDDDTMDFSYSSITIKRNLGGEAYALFGQLRYALTPKIGMTGGLRYETQDKDMQDYLTGNDFDDTWDDIAPKFSVDYAITEQVMGYATVAKGFRSGGFNYMSTDSKYDSYDSEELWSYEIGAKSQLFENRLIVNGALFYMNIDDMQVTESIGPTSYITNVGTAVSYGVELEVQAKITPQFTLTGSIGYTNVKFDEYKDDSGDYSDNKAPNVPEYTFAIGGQYRPGNGFYAGVDLVGVGKTYLERTNTYKRDAYQLINAKIGYEAENWDIYLYGKNILDKDYSKEDATYVYYSDPRELGVKLTYRF
- a CDS encoding ISAs1 family transposase — its product is MGKNNINKYFETIEDHRHHNKLHKLIDVIIIAICGVVAGADTYEQIENFGKKRKRWLSKFLELPYGIPSHDTFDRIFERMNPQEFQNSFKNWIASVAKQTKGQVVAIDGKTLRRSHNRSEDKKAIHMISAWATANQVVLGQLKTEEKSNEITAIPYLLKLLDLSGCIVTIDAMGTQKKIAETIIDSNCDYILALKENHKTLYENTVRFFDHMNNMKEEGYCFDEYETVDGGHGRIETRRNVITRDIDWLDDKENWPGLKSLGMVESTRNVNGEVSCDRRYYISSLDCTAQVFGTSVRSHWGIENSLHWVLDIAFREDESRIRKGFGPENFAAIRHIALNLLKENKSFKGSIKSKRLNAAMDTQYLEDVMFA
- a CDS encoding type II toxin-antitoxin system VapB family antitoxin — protein: MRTNIVIRDDLMQEALQLSDVKTKKAVVEEGLKLFVKLKKQQKIASLRGKLHWEGDLNAMRLDK
- a CDS encoding PIN domain nuclease, yielding MILVDSSVWIAYFNGQINWQTNTLDTLLHEAPVLLGDLILVEILQGFKTNKEFDAARDLLAVLDCVSLNSCSLAVASATNYRTMRRQGITVRKTIDVIIGTYCIENDLSLLHDDRDFNPMETILGLQAVTPEMG